In the Magnetococcales bacterium genome, one interval contains:
- a CDS encoding DUF3108 domain-containing protein, which translates to MTQYVRWRQCLLLVVMMLWALPLRAEETTETVGPAPGERLQFNLSWMGIPGGRAEMRYTKPEADTYSIETTLDSIGAVRFMYLVEDRLEANGMVTPQGLLSRTYLKLQNEGSRNRRTDYFFNRDLQQVLITINNGHPKRFDEMGPDVNDPITAWYALRFHNDVRPGAILNMPILDGTKRYVADVFIGEQERMATPLGFFDVLPVRPQLEHSDLFRHQGNLVVYVTNDARRMPVRVEAKVKVGSVVADLVSYDDGKGGHQEIQLEKR; encoded by the coding sequence GTGACCCAGTACGTGCGTTGGCGGCAATGTCTGTTGCTCGTGGTGATGATGCTGTGGGCCCTCCCCCTGCGGGCGGAAGAGACGACGGAGACCGTCGGGCCCGCTCCCGGAGAGCGATTGCAGTTCAATCTGAGCTGGATGGGCATTCCCGGCGGTCGTGCCGAGATGCGTTACACCAAGCCAGAGGCCGACACATATTCCATCGAGACCACCCTGGATTCCATCGGGGCGGTTCGCTTCATGTATCTGGTGGAAGACCGCCTGGAGGCCAATGGGATGGTCACCCCCCAGGGTTTGTTGAGTCGCACCTACCTCAAGCTGCAGAACGAGGGCAGCCGCAACCGTCGCACCGACTATTTTTTCAACCGGGATCTACAACAGGTGCTGATCACCATCAACAACGGCCATCCCAAGCGGTTCGACGAGATGGGGCCGGATGTCAACGATCCCATCACCGCCTGGTACGCGCTGCGTTTCCACAACGACGTGCGCCCCGGAGCCATACTGAACATGCCGATTTTGGATGGCACCAAACGCTACGTGGCGGATGTCTTCATCGGGGAACAGGAGCGCATGGCCACTCCCCTGGGCTTCTTTGACGTGTTGCCGGTGCGGCCTCAGTTGGAACACTCCGATCTCTTTCGGCACCAGGGCAACCTGGTGGTCTATGTGACCAACGATGCCCGACGCATGCCGGTCCGGGTGGAAGCCAAGGTCAAGGTCGGCAGCGTGGTGGCGGATCTGGTCTCCTATGACGACGGCAAGGGGGGACATCAGGAAATTCAACTGGAGAAACGATGA
- the gcvT gene encoding glycine cleavage system aminomethyltransferase GcvT: MGLKTPLYGDHVAAGGRMVDFGGWDMPLHFGSQLKEHLAVRASWGLFDVSHMGICDVTGPNALAFLRRLVACDPGRLQPGAAQYGVMLLEDGGIVDDLLVYRLGENRYRLVINAGTRQGDLAWMRPLSGGYPQTEIRERTDLAMIAIQGPHALSQVVDLLPDGEGIARLASFHGLETAEGWFISRTGYTGEPGVEVMLPVAEVGPLWQRLREAGAALCGLGCRDTLRLEAGMNLYGMDMDRGNHPLESGIAWTVHWDPPQRDFVGRAALEVLRARGDHAVRVGLVLEGQGVLRRDQAVLLDGKEIGRTTSGTFSPSLGCGIAMARVQAKLAVGSTCQVQVRDKALTVRVVRPPFLGKKE; the protein is encoded by the coding sequence ATGGGGCTCAAGACGCCGTTGTACGGGGATCATGTGGCTGCAGGGGGACGCATGGTCGATTTCGGGGGCTGGGACATGCCGCTGCATTTCGGCTCCCAATTGAAGGAACATCTGGCGGTGCGTGCCTCGTGGGGGTTGTTCGATGTCTCCCATATGGGCATTTGCGACGTGACGGGGCCCAATGCCCTGGCTTTCCTGCGTCGTCTGGTGGCCTGCGACCCGGGGCGCTTACAGCCGGGAGCGGCCCAATACGGGGTGATGCTGCTGGAAGACGGTGGTATCGTCGACGACCTGCTGGTCTACCGCCTTGGCGAAAATCGCTATCGACTGGTCATCAACGCCGGCACCCGACAAGGTGACCTGGCCTGGATGCGCCCTCTGTCGGGCGGCTATCCACAAACGGAGATTCGGGAGCGCACCGATCTGGCCATGATCGCCATTCAGGGGCCGCATGCCCTGTCGCAGGTGGTTGACCTGTTGCCGGATGGGGAAGGCATTGCCCGACTGGCCTCCTTTCATGGGCTGGAAACGGCGGAGGGCTGGTTCATCTCCCGTACCGGTTATACCGGCGAGCCGGGGGTCGAGGTCATGTTGCCGGTGGCGGAGGTGGGGCCCTTGTGGCAGCGCCTCCGGGAGGCGGGGGCGGCGTTGTGCGGCCTGGGCTGCCGGGATACCCTGCGTCTGGAAGCGGGCATGAACCTTTACGGTATGGATATGGATCGGGGCAACCATCCCCTGGAATCGGGCATCGCCTGGACCGTTCACTGGGATCCGCCGCAGCGCGATTTCGTGGGGCGCGCCGCGCTCGAAGTCCTTCGCGCACGGGGGGATCACGCCGTGCGGGTCGGTTTGGTCCTGGAAGGGCAGGGGGTGTTGCGTCGGGATCAGGCGGTATTGTTGGACGGAAAAGAGATCGGTCGCACCACTTCGGGCACCTTTTCGCCGAGTCTGGGGTGCGGCATCGCCATGGCGCGGGTTCAGGCCAAATTGGCCGTGGGTTCGACCTGCCAGGTTCAGGTACGGGACAAAGCCTTGACGGTTCGGGTGGTGCGTCCTCCGTTCCTGGGCAAAAAGGAGTA
- the kdsB gene encoding 3-deoxy-manno-octulosonate cytidylyltransferase: MNATSPLKVAVVIPARFSSTRLPGKPLAEIGGRAMICHVYDRAVAAGVGEVVVATDDSRIRQVVEAGGGRVVMTRHDHPSGTDRVAEAARSLPVDVVVNVQGDEPFLDPEMVRRVVEPFAQGAVMATLAHPLQSWSEFLDPNVVKVVCNRRGEALYFSRAPVPFPRDLLSGSGSVAAVPAAAPEGVLRHIGIYAYRADFLQTLASLSPTALERVEKLEQLRVLEHGHPIRVVPVSKALPGVDTPDDLERARNLYRKGSGGI; this comes from the coding sequence ATGAACGCGACCTCCCCGTTGAAGGTGGCCGTGGTCATTCCGGCCCGTTTTTCCTCGACCCGTCTGCCCGGCAAACCCCTGGCGGAGATCGGCGGGCGGGCCATGATCTGCCATGTTTACGATCGCGCCGTCGCCGCCGGTGTGGGGGAGGTGGTGGTGGCTACCGACGACAGCCGTATCCGTCAGGTGGTCGAGGCCGGGGGCGGGCGGGTGGTGATGACCCGTCACGACCATCCTTCCGGAACGGACCGGGTGGCGGAAGCGGCCCGATCGCTGCCGGTGGATGTGGTGGTCAATGTGCAGGGCGACGAACCCTTTCTGGATCCGGAGATGGTGCGCCGGGTGGTGGAGCCCTTCGCCCAAGGGGCGGTCATGGCCACCCTGGCCCATCCGCTGCAATCCTGGTCCGAGTTTCTCGATCCCAACGTGGTCAAGGTGGTCTGCAATCGCCGGGGGGAAGCCCTCTATTTCTCCCGGGCGCCGGTGCCTTTTCCCAGGGATCTGCTCTCCGGGAGCGGTTCGGTGGCAGCCGTTCCGGCAGCGGCCCCCGAAGGCGTTTTGCGCCATATCGGCATTTACGCCTACCGGGCCGATTTTCTGCAAACCCTCGCCTCCCTGAGTCCCACCGCCTTGGAACGGGTGGAAAAGCTCGAACAGTTGCGTGTTCTGGAACACGGCCACCCCATCCGGGTGGTCCCGGTGAGCAAGGCTCTGCCCGGCGTCGATACACCGGACGACCTGGAACGGGCACGAAACCTGTACCGAAAAGGCTCGGGTGGGATATAA
- the kdsA gene encoding 3-deoxy-8-phosphooctulonate synthase yields the protein MVEGLPGRRVVVGGVPFGNDLPLAFLAGPCVLEGEDFALRAAEVVAETARKVGCGVVFKGSFDKANRTSGESYRGPGLEEGLRILEKVRRQTGLPVVTDVHDASQVAVVAEVADLLQTPAFLCRQTDFIRAVASGGKPVNLKKGQFLAPQDMAKVAAKAADTGNHDLMLCERGFAFGYGNLVVDMRGLIIMAGSGYPVIFDATHSVQLPGGMGHASGGERRYALPLARGAAAVGVAGVFLETHPDPDQAPCDGPNMIPLHHLESFFRQVTEIDRVVKGH from the coding sequence ATGGTTGAGGGTCTGCCCGGCAGGCGTGTCGTCGTCGGGGGGGTTCCCTTCGGCAACGACCTGCCCCTGGCCTTTCTGGCGGGACCGTGTGTCCTGGAGGGGGAGGATTTCGCCCTGCGGGCTGCGGAGGTCGTGGCGGAAACCGCCCGCAAGGTGGGGTGTGGCGTGGTCTTCAAGGGCTCCTTCGACAAAGCCAACCGCACCTCCGGCGAGAGCTACCGCGGGCCCGGACTGGAAGAGGGGTTGCGCATTCTGGAAAAGGTGCGTCGGCAGACGGGGCTGCCCGTGGTGACCGATGTTCACGATGCCTCCCAGGTGGCGGTGGTGGCCGAAGTGGCCGATCTGCTGCAAACCCCGGCCTTTCTGTGTCGTCAGACCGATTTCATTCGGGCGGTGGCCTCGGGGGGTAAACCGGTCAACCTGAAAAAGGGGCAGTTCCTGGCTCCCCAGGATATGGCCAAGGTGGCGGCCAAAGCGGCGGATACCGGAAACCACGATCTGATGCTGTGCGAACGCGGTTTCGCCTTTGGCTACGGCAACCTGGTGGTGGATATGCGCGGCTTGATCATCATGGCCGGCAGCGGCTATCCGGTGATCTTCGACGCCACCCATTCGGTACAGTTGCCGGGGGGCATGGGTCACGCCTCCGGAGGGGAACGGCGCTATGCCCTGCCTTTGGCACGGGGGGCGGCGGCCGTGGGGGTTGCGGGGGTTTTTCTGGAGACCCATCCCGACCCGGATCAGGCTCCGTGCGACGGGCCGAACATGATTCCGCTGCACCATCTGGAATCCTTTTTCCGCCAGGTGACGGAAATCGACCGGGTGGTGAAGGGACACTGA
- a CDS encoding CTP synthase, whose product MAKFIFITGGVVSSLGKGLAAASLACLLQARGCRVTIQKLDPYINVDPGTMSPFQHGEVYVTDDGAETDLDLGHYERFLGVPLSRRNNVTTGRIYQQVIQKERRGDYLGSTVQVIPHITDAIKEAIQSVAVDGDLVIIEIGGTVGDIESLPFLEAIRQMRIDYGRSNTLFIHLTLLPYIPTAGELKTKPTQHSVKELRAIGIQPDILICRSDREIPPSEKNKIALFCNVDRDAVISCVDQDTIYRVPFSLYREGLARKVFTLLEMPQVEPNLEAWERVLDKVTNPAGKVTIGIVGKYVNLKDAYKSLVEALSHGGIANDTRVKIRWVDAEALESGDPEVLLKGVDGILVPGGFGERGISGKIAAIHYAREQRIPYFGICLGMQMAVVEFARNVAGIAEANSTEFDENCQAPVIGLMSEWMDGEALQRRSKADDKGGTMRLGSYPCLLLEGTVASRVYGRTLIDERHRHRYEFNSAYRAVLEKAGLVVSGTSPDGALVEMIEVKGHPYFVACQFHPEFKSRPRDPHPLFVAFVRAAVEHKHG is encoded by the coding sequence ATGGCCAAATTCATTTTCATCACCGGTGGCGTGGTCTCTTCCCTGGGCAAGGGGCTGGCAGCCGCCTCCCTGGCTTGTCTGCTTCAGGCGCGTGGTTGCCGGGTGACCATCCAGAAGCTCGACCCCTACATCAACGTCGATCCCGGAACCATGAGCCCCTTCCAGCACGGCGAGGTCTACGTCACCGATGACGGTGCCGAAACCGATCTGGACCTGGGCCACTACGAGCGGTTTCTGGGGGTGCCCCTCAGCCGGCGCAACAACGTCACCACCGGGCGCATCTACCAGCAGGTGATCCAGAAGGAGCGCCGTGGCGACTATCTCGGCTCCACGGTGCAGGTCATTCCCCACATCACCGACGCCATCAAGGAGGCCATCCAGTCCGTGGCGGTGGACGGGGATCTGGTCATCATCGAAATCGGCGGCACCGTCGGTGACATCGAATCCCTGCCGTTTCTGGAGGCGATTCGCCAGATGCGCATCGATTACGGGCGCAGCAACACCCTCTTCATCCATCTGACCCTGCTGCCCTACATCCCCACTGCCGGAGAGCTGAAAACCAAACCCACCCAGCACTCCGTCAAGGAGTTGCGGGCCATCGGCATTCAGCCGGACATCCTCATCTGCCGCAGCGACCGGGAGATCCCGCCGTCGGAAAAGAACAAGATCGCCCTGTTCTGCAACGTGGACCGGGACGCCGTCATCTCCTGCGTGGATCAGGACACCATCTACCGGGTACCCTTCTCCCTCTACCGAGAAGGGTTGGCGCGCAAGGTCTTCACTTTGCTGGAAATGCCCCAGGTGGAACCGAACCTGGAGGCCTGGGAACGGGTGCTGGACAAGGTCACCAACCCTGCCGGCAAGGTGACCATCGGCATCGTGGGCAAATACGTCAATCTGAAGGATGCCTACAAATCCCTGGTCGAGGCCCTCTCTCACGGCGGCATCGCCAATGATACGCGGGTCAAGATCCGCTGGGTCGACGCCGAAGCCCTGGAGAGCGGCGACCCCGAAGTGCTGCTCAAGGGAGTGGACGGCATTCTGGTGCCGGGAGGCTTCGGCGAACGGGGCATCTCGGGAAAGATCGCCGCCATTCACTATGCCCGGGAGCAGAGGATCCCCTATTTCGGCATCTGTCTGGGTATGCAGATGGCGGTGGTGGAGTTCGCCCGCAACGTGGCCGGCATTGCCGAAGCCAATTCCACGGAGTTCGACGAGAATTGCCAGGCCCCCGTCATCGGTCTGATGTCCGAATGGATGGACGGCGAGGCCTTGCAGCGTCGCAGCAAAGCCGATGACAAGGGCGGCACCATGCGGCTGGGCTCCTATCCCTGCCTGCTGCTGGAAGGCACCGTAGCCAGTCGGGTTTACGGGCGCACCCTGATCGACGAGCGGCATCGCCATCGTTACGAGTTCAACTCCGCCTATCGGGCCGTTCTGGAAAAGGCCGGTCTGGTCGTTTCCGGCACCAGCCCGGACGGCGCCCTGGTGGAGATGATCGAGGTCAAGGGGCATCCCTACTTTGTGGCCTGCCAGTTCCATCCCGAATTCAAATCCCGTCCCCGGGATCCCCATCCCCTCTTCGTGGCTTTCGTGCGGGCAGCGGTGGAGCACAAGCATGGTTGA